One Myotis daubentonii chromosome 17, mMyoDau2.1, whole genome shotgun sequence genomic window, agtgattctctttcatcacttatttttctgtctctctccctctccctaactctctgaaatcaataaaaatatctatatatataaaaggcgaAGCAactgtccgaccagtagctatgatgtgcactgaccaccagggggcagatgctcaatgcaggagcggtggagctgcagtgacttggcagcagcagttctctgGTGACGGatcccggaaccagagaggagggagcccgattccggggtgtgtcacccaacaACTGccatctcgcaatccgggaccccttggggaatggcggaaagctggtttcggcctgatcccagcaggccaggccgagggacctcacctgccagAGGGAACCACTCACTttgcagacaccctttgagccacAGAGCCGCCTCAGGTGCggcgggccggggagggacctctggaggttggctccagggcatcatgtccggcccatctcgcacagtcctgccccgccagccaccttctatttcctttcaatgtgcacgaatccatgcactggggcactagtattTAAATAAGAGCATGTGGCAAAGGATCAGGGTGGTGGCCACTGCCCTGCCTTCATCcttctgccctctgcccaggTTTTGGCCGACCCTCACACCAGGAAACGATGGAGACACGGGTGAGGTCTAGACACAGGTGAGGTCTGGCTTTGAGAAGCTCACACAGTAGTTCTCAAACTGCAGCCCCTTTGGCACCCCTGGAGGCCTTCTACAATCCCAGGTAGGTCTGGAgtgtgggggggtgttggggggggtgCATCTGTGAGTCTCCCAGGCGATGCTACTGGCCTGGGGTCCCAGAGTCggtccctccagcagggactccatCAGCCCAGCGCCCAGGGCTCTCTGAGGCCAGAtgctggcagaggaggggagggtgccCTCTCCACCACTTACCACCAGGCAGAGCATCACAGGTGAGCCTGAGCCACTCACCTGATCCTTCCTCACTTTGATCTTCGAGGGGACAGGAATGTAGGTGCTGGGGAGAAAGAGCAGAGGGTAaatgtgggggggggcgggctgtcTACTGGCAGCTGGGGAGCGGGGTGACTGGAGAGGgaagcagggccaggctgagcagGTATACGCTTTCACAGGGGCCCCCAGCCACCGGCCCCTGCCACAGCCCTGCAGTGGTCCCTTACAGACACCAGAGGGCGATCTGGGCTCATTCAAGGACCTTCTGCTGTGTTATGGGCCTTCCCCCAGAAAGGTTAAGGGGACTTGCTCCAagccccccaccacacacacacacacacacacacacacacacacagcctgaagGAGCCATGGAGGCCAGAGCACCTACCCCACGGCAGGGGTGCCGGCCGAAGAGGCCCCCACTGCCTCCTTTCCATCCGGAGGGTCTAGGAGCCTCCGAGATGAAGGCCCCTGGCTTCACTTTGGATCTGACTCTGGCGCAACTTACACTCCCGAACCCGGGGACCAGGTGTAAGGAATTCCCCTGCCCgagcgcctccctccctcccttctcctgagagcccagcatcccccccccctgccccccgcccatcCTGCACCATCCACACTGggcctcacacaggctggccaccTGGACATGGAAACCACTTCTCTTCGGGAACAGAAGGGACTTGGGAAGGGGACAGGCGCGAGCCTGGCTCTGGCCAGAGTCCCGCCCCGAGCAcattgcctggccagcctcgcgCCCTCCCTGGCGGAAGGGAGGCAGGATCACGACAACTGTGACGCTTCGCTCAGACGCCACGTGCCCGTGCGTGTGGTGCCGGGAAGATGTGCGGACACGAAGGATGACTCACGCCCCAGCCGACATGCTCggcacccctcctcccagctgcgcCCCAGGCCACCCAGCGCCATTTATGGTTTGGAGGCAGGTGGCTGTCACCATGAGGAGCACTCGGAGGTGAGGGGTTGGAGCTAAGATGCGCTGGGCCCTTTCCAGCGGCCCCTTCCCCAGGAGTTGCCAGGTTTGGGGAAGCGCAGCGTGTGGTCCACTTGGGGGTCAAGAGGAGGAAAAGGTGGAAGTCCGGGGGGTGTTAGAGTGATgggaggtgaggggctgggagagcGGAGAGTCAGAggtggcctgtgggctgtggggcgGGTGCATCCCAGGAGAAAGTGTGTGAAGGGATGTACTGCAGGGAACAGCATGAGCCAGGCTGTGGTGCAGGGAACAGCACGGTGGGCGGCCAGGAGGCACCCACATGGTGAAGAGGAGCAGCGAGGGGCCAGGCAAGAGGCCCTCCACCCGACGCCCCGGGGGGACCTACTGGGAGATGGTGCCCGTGGTGGTGGCGCTGACCACCCACTCCAGGTCCAGGGTCTTGAAGGGGACCAGCACCATGCTGACGTTCTCCGCCAGCTCCCGGAAGCTCTCGGGGTACACGAAATGGTGGGTGGTCTTGCTCCCCACGTCGGCCTCGAACCCTGTGGTGGGGGCCTTGTTCAtcctggaggagaagggagagaacacGCATGGCTCACGCAGTCCCAGATCCCGGGGGCCCGCTGGGACCTCGGGCCAGCGCTCAACTCCGCGGCCTCCtcctctgtgaagtggggacAGCGAGCACACGGCTCGGGGGATCTGTGGGTTTTCCTCTTTGGGGATCTCAGTGCGCCGCGTCCACGCCACTGACCACCTGCTCCTAGTGAGCgcgaggccctgccctggcccagggacACCCCTGGAGACACTGCAGTGACGGCCATGTCCAGCGGGTATTTTATGGGCCAAGAAATCTGAGCACAGAGGACGGGGCCCAGGACACAGAGCCACCACGGGCAGCCCCGGACTCCGGCCTGTCGGACCCTGAACCTGACTGTACCCCTCACCACGGACGGCCCCCTGAACCAGGTGTACGCTGAGGCTCCGGGAGGCCAGGTGAGTGGTCTAAGGACATACAGCCAGAGATCACAGGGACGGAAGATTCTAGAAGGCACCTGGGGAtcaccagcccctcccccgcccccccccccctcgctgcTGTTGTTTCTCGCTCTGGGCTGAGGGCATGGAGGTTACAAGAAACCCAGAGAGACGTGGGGCATCTTCCTGGAACATCTGTTCAGTGACAGGAAAGGAGATTTTACATGAAAAGCACACAGGCTGCAAAACGGGATGCATTTTACGGATCAAACGAGACTCTGTAAGTGAATCTTGCCGTCTCCCCAGGGCTCTCAGCACCAAGCTCCCGCCCCTGCATCCAGAGAGGCACCTGCGTCTGTCTCCATCCTGCAgcgcagatggggaaactgaggccccgaggGTGCCGCGAGGAGCCTGAGGTGCCCAGGTAGGTCTGGGCACACCAGGCTGGGACCTTGACCTCCGGGCCCGGAGCCCAGGTGCCGCCTTCAGCCCCGGGGGTCTGGGGTGCACAAGGGGGGCCTGGGGGTGCACAGGTGCACCTGGGCGAGGGCCCGGCCACTCACCTCAGCACGAAGTCGTGGCTGTCGATGTGAGGCCCGTACCAGGACTCCCTCAGGTTGCCCGAGTTGCCCACGACGGCACAGCGCCGGCAGCCCACAGACTTCTTCGCCAGCAGGGGGTCCACGTTGCCAGGCACCACGTGGAACAGCTCCTTGAAGGTGTCATTCAGGTCATGGGGCTGCTTCTCCCGCTGCAGCGTCTGTGGGCGCAGGACAGGAGACAGGTGGGCCTGGCTGCGCTGCCTCTGGCGGGGACATGGGGGtggccggggtggggagggggccagaGGGGGGGCCGGGGCCCTGCCCCATGTCCAGTGACAGATGAATAGATTTGCAAATGTGGAGTACGCAGCccggccattgtggctcagtggttgagtgtcaacctgtgaaccaggaggtcatggttcgactccttgcccgggttgcaggctggatccccagtgtggggcatgcagaaagcagcccatccatgattctctgtcatcactgatgtttctatctctctctccctctcccttcctctctctgaaatcaataaaaatatactttaaaaaataaaaaataagataaaatgtggagtatgcatacaatggaatatcactcagccataaaaaagggaCGTTTGGATACATGCTACAGCGTGAGTGGACCCTGAAAACATGCCGAGACAGAGGACAAATTCCGCGGGTCCCTCGCACTACGTGAGGCTCCACGGAGTCACATTCATTGGCAGAGAGTGGAGCGGGGGCTGCCAGGGTctagggggctggggctgggggaggggagttgggtaCAGAGTGTAAGGGGGTGATGGAAAAGTGCTGGGTGCAGAAGGGTGATGGTCATGTGACACTGTGATGTATGCAATGCCACTGAGATGTGCACGGATAAATGGTCCAGAGGATGAATATTAGTTCATAACCATCAGAGGGAAGCCATCATCCAGAATTAAGCACCTGCTTCTGCTCAGACCTCCTGGGGCAGCTCCAAGCTCCTCCAAGCTCCTCTACAGGCAACCACCCGAGACCTGGCGACCGTGACCATCCTGACTCGGCcgggcaaggctgggcccacaTCCTGCCAGTCTGACAGGCTCCCAGGCCCCGGGGCTGCCGCTGCCGCCTGGGGCTCACTCCCTGAAAACCCCGGGGGGAGTGGCCGCAGCCAAGCTCCCCAGGAGGAACTCCCTCGGAGATCCCCACCGGGAGGGGCCCCTGTGCGCCCCAGCATTTCGAAGTGTTCGGGACCACAGTGCCCACAGAgaacccactgtcctcatttatATACAGCACGTCCTCAACAAggaggttttgtgtgtgtttcaatcctcacctgaggatatttttctgttgatttttagagagagtggaaagaagggggagagacagagagagaaacatcggtgtgagagagacacgttgattggtggCCTCTGCActagggccggggattgagcctgcaacccggctgcgtgcccttgcccagaatcgaacccgggaccctcagtccacatgccgacgctctatccactaagccaaaccagctagggcagtagtttttgagtgaatgaatgaatgaatgaatggccaaTATTGTGATTCCTGCAAAGCACCTGGCAGGGCCCTAGGGGTGTGTACTCAGGTGCTgggccccctcctcaccccacaaCTCGGCCGGTGCACTCACCAGCCACCATGAGTAGGTGTCTTCGTCCAAGAACGCGTTCTTCGCGGTCAGCAGCGGCTGCATGGACCGGTTGAACCTCTCGTCGAACCAGGCCGAGACCCCCTGCTCGCCGACGCAGCGGGCGCAGGTGCAGGGCGGGCGCGAGAAGGCCACCAGCTTCCGGAAGCGCTCCGAGAGCTCCAGGACCAGCTGCTTGGGGAGCCAGGCGGTGGTGGCCGTGGTGTGTGAGTAGCTCAGGAGGAAGGAGGTGAGGAAGATGAAGAGGACGAGGAGGGTGAGCACTTTGAGGGTCCTTCTCCTCAGGGTCACCATGGCTGCTTTCCCCACGAGGGTCCCCAGCGATGAGCTGCAGGAAATCACGCCCCACTCAGGAGGGACTTGGAAGCAAAATCCCAGAGATGGAGGCTCATGCACAAGGCGAGGCGTGGATGTCcgaggtgggggagggcgggggggggggctctcaAGGCTCGCTCTGGTCAACTTCACTTCCGCCTGGCGACGGTCACCCTCGGGCACCGGACATCACCCTGGGACACGCAAGGCGAAGGGGGTCGCTCAGGGGGGTGGGATGACTCTTCTTGCAGCAAATCTGTCTCTTGCAGAAAATAAAGGAGCCCGCCTCATCCGCGATCCTCGAACAGCCGATGACGTCTCTCCACGAAGCGTTAATCGAATGTAAGACCAGCAATCGCCTTTCCCATCCAAAGGGGTGGAGGGGCGATGAATCTCTGTGACGGTGTCGGGTCCCGCCGGGGGGAGGACCGGGAAGGCAGGGTCACGGTGGGGGACCGGGAGGCCTCTTTGTCGCTGTCCTCCGGGGAGGATGTGTGTGCCGATGCCCAGTCAGAGCTCAGTCTGACCACACGGCCATCAGAGTCGTGGCCGCAGGCAGTGGGCTTGACGCAGGCACCGAGGGTTGTCTGTCATCTGcccagagaaggaggaagaaaaacaggaTGAAATTCTATTACCTTGTTATGacatcctggctggtgtggctcaatggatagagcgtcggcctgaggactgaagggtcccaggttcagttccaatcaagggcacatacccgggttgcaggctcgatccccagtagggggagtgcaggaggcggccagtcaatgatgctctctcatcattgatgtttctatccctctctccctctcccttcctgtctgaaatcaataaaaaatatattaaaaaaaaataaaaagcagcagTTAATCTGTCCACTTGAGCCAGATTAACCTTCCAAGACCGCTCTCTCTGCTTtcacctggccagcagggggcacccACCCCTCTTTACCATAGGAGCTGGTCCAGGGATGAGAAAGTGCCCTAATCCCATCCAATCAGAGGGAAACACCTGACTTTTGCAGGAAGGGAAGACAGGGCTTCCTTTTGCTCTGGTCTGTGTGAGGCTGGGACGAGGAAGTCAGGGTCATGCTGGTCATTGTGTGGGTTCCTCGCAGGAGGGATGGCTGGGCAGGACCAGACAGAAGGCATTAAATCCCTGATCCAGCCGCACCTGCAGCCCACCCTACGCTCTGACCTTTCAGGGACATGAGACAATAAATCCCCTTTATTGTGTAAAGCAGATTACTTGCAACTTGAAGCAACACAACTGAGCCTCAGCCCACACTTACTCCTGCCTCTGGGCTCCGGCCAGGCCGTCCCCGCTGTCCAGAACAGCCACCCGACCCTGCTCGGGTCACACTCATTCTTCAGGCCCGAGCTGGCGCTGACGCCCAAGGGGAGGCCTGCCCAGTCCTGGCGTCCGCTCTGTTTCCGCATCTGCCTCCTTCCTCCCGGCAGGGGGCTCCAGGAGGACAGGAACTCGGCCTCACTCTCGGTGGCCCTGTCCCCTGGCACACCGTGGCATCGAGGAATGCAGACGTGAATGAGGGAAAGGCAAGGGCTGGCAATTCAGAGATCTGAGCGAGAAAGCACGGACTACGCCCAAGGATTCTGCCTGTGTGCTGTGTGACTGTGAAGAAGCTACCTAGCCTCTCTGGGCCATTCCTTTACCTGGAAAAGGGGCTGATAAGAGAGATTCTGCTCACTCTTGGGGCTGTCAATCAAGCAGCCACTCACGGCGCACGTGCTGGGCGCTGTGttgggctgggccctgggttAGGAGGTTGAGATCCAGCATAAATGATTCTAAGGTGGGAGCTCGCTGAGCATCTGGGAGGCCCAGCCTTTGGGAGAAAGGAGGCTGGAGGGcctggccagtgggggaggggagcaggtgtgtatttggggggagggaagcCATTCCCGAGACCAGGCTTTCTCTGGGGGACGGAGCCCACTGCGGGGCTGAGCTGAGCAGTGAGTGACAGGGTCTCCCTGCATAGGCCGTGGTGATGAGCGGGACCGTGTCCCAACACCGAGGGCTGAGACGAGTTCACTTAAACAGATGCCTGTGAGCGCGCTGAGGGAATGAGACGGGATGACGGGCCGGTTCCCCGCCTCCTGGCTGCCGTGAGATACAGATGCTCGCAGCAGACACTGGGGCAGAAGGGTGAGGCTGAGCTGCAGAatcggggagggggggcgcttGGAGGAGCACGGCgacaccctcctccctccatccggCACGACCCTGTGGCACCATCTCCCAGGCCGGGGTGCCCACTGGGCTCCCACCCACCAGCAGAGGCGCCTGGGCTGGTAACAATTAGCGCTTTCGAAAGCCCTGGAAGGAACTACAGTGGAAAAGCAAGAACGCCCCTGCACCCCGCCCCGGGCCGCAGGGAAGAAAGGAGGCGTGCGTGACTTCCCTGTTCTCTATTAAGCGGGGCAGCCCGCCACACGCGGGGAGCGccagccctggctccctggcatggAACCTGGGCCAAGACTCCAAGGCCAAGTTCTCTGCTGCCAAGTGAGCCACGCCTCCCCAAACaaagagggggcggggggggggggctccctgtCCCGGCTGCAGCAGCAGTGATCAGTGGTGACAGAGAGAGGGCGACAATGAGCTGCCACTAGGAGAACTGTGTCAGTGGAGCAGGCATGGCTTGGTGGCTGAGTATCCGCCcctcaaccaggaggtcacggttgattcccggtcagggcacatgcccaggttgtgggctccatccccagtgggaggtgtgggaCGAGGAAGTCAGGGTCATGCCGCATGCATCCTCTTCTGCTGTGTCGGGTGCATTTGAATCGCCTATTACATCCATGTCAGTTCTTGTATCGTTCAGGCCTAGCATTTCCACCTGAGTACTTTTTGTCTACGTGGTAGTTTTCCAGTGAAATTCCCCATCTTGTCATCTATCTTCCTGCAATTAACTACCACAGGTTATTTTAAAGTCTGCGTCTATGCCTGTGACATTGGGGTAACTTGTGGGTCTGTTTCTACCgtctgttttctctctttggCCATGTGGTCTGGCCTTGGCGTGGTACATGCGGACACGGTGTAGGGCAAACATGCAGAGGCTCTGGCTGCGGCGGTCCTTATTCCGGGAGGAAGCCGTTCCCGCCTGgcgggcagggggagcaggggcaCATGACCTTGGTCCCCGTGATGGTCAGGATGATTGGGCCTGCACCTTAGTCCCTGGGGATGACCGGGTATTTCGGGTTTGTGCTCACTGAGAAGGCCCAGCCCTTCTCAGAGCCATTCTCGGCGCGTGGCTGGGATGCCTACCAAGGCGGCTCTTCCTTGCCTgctgtgatctctctctcttatctCCCCTGCCGCCCTGGG contains:
- the ST3GAL1 gene encoding CMP-N-acetylneuraminate-beta-galactosamide-alpha-2,3-sialyltransferase 1 encodes the protein MVTLRRRTLKVLTLLVLFIFLTSFLLSYSHTTATTAWLPKQLVLELSERFRKLVAFSRPPCTCARCVGEQGVSAWFDERFNRSMQPLLTAKNAFLDEDTYSWWLTLQREKQPHDLNDTFKELFHVVPGNVDPLLAKKSVGCRRCAVVGNSGNLRESWYGPHIDSHDFVLRMNKAPTTGFEADVGSKTTHHFVYPESFRELAENVSMVLVPFKTLDLEWVVSATTTGTISHTYIPVPSKIKVRKDQILIYHPAFIKYVLDSWLQGHGRYPSTGILSVIFSLHVCDEVDLYGFGADSRGNWHHYWENNPSAGAFRKTGVHDGDFESNVTTTLASIHKIRIFKGR